From the genome of Solidesulfovibrio carbinolicus, one region includes:
- a CDS encoding universal stress protein, which produces MKTSIVCLDGSQPSFRALDRALDRVGCVPMDILAVCVVEALSFFDCDDTDCETAFAAHLREPKAILAEAEEIARSRGVTIRTRWAPGRPAETVARIAREEGADAIYLGSRGKDDVENLLLGSVSMRLVQIAPCTVVVVR; this is translated from the coding sequence ATGAAAACGAGCATCGTGTGCCTGGACGGCTCCCAGCCGTCGTTTCGCGCCCTGGATCGGGCCCTGGACCGGGTCGGCTGCGTACCCATGGACATCCTGGCCGTGTGCGTGGTGGAGGCCCTGTCCTTTTTCGACTGCGACGACACGGACTGCGAAACCGCGTTTGCCGCCCATCTGCGCGAACCCAAGGCCATCCTGGCCGAGGCCGAGGAAATCGCCCGCTCGCGCGGGGTGACCATCCGCACCCGCTGGGCGCCGGGCCGGCCGGCCGAAACCGTGGCCCGCATCGCCCGCGAGGAAGGGGCCGACGCCATCTACCTCGGCTCCCGAGGCAAGGATGACGTGGAAAACCTGCTCCTGGGCAGCGTGTCCATGCGCCTGGTCCAGATCGCCCCGTGCACGGTGGTGGTGGTGCGCTAA